In Nocardia sp. NBC_01327, the genomic stretch GTCGGGGGAGGTCCCCTCGGACTGAAATCCGGAGCCTGCCACACCCCACAGGAATCCGGCGGGCAACGGTTCCGGGGGTGGTGCGCCCGAAGGCCCCGCGGTCGCCGGTGCCACCGACAACATCGCTGAAACCGCTACGACAGCTGCGATTCCCACTCTTCGCCGCATACATGCTCCTCACGCTCGACCTTCCATCACCAATGGTGGAAGAGAGATTGCGCGAGATACTAGCCGACTGATGAGTCGGTCTGCTAGCTCTCCCGAGTGGAATCGTGCGATTGCCTGCAGTGGTAGGCGAAGGCTCTCAGAGGATCAGCGGTGTGGGTCGCCATCGGGAAGCCAGGTATTCGGCCCGTGCAGTCCGAGGTCGCCGACGTTGTCGCAGAGTGCGTCGACCACCGCGAGTACGGCGGCCCGATTCTCGTTCGCGCGCCGGACCAGCGACCATGTCCAGTACACCGCTGGTGCGACGATCTCTCGGCGGACGAGATCCGCCGGAATGGGTGCGGCCATATCCTTCGGTGATCGCACCACGGGTCGTGCGCTGTGGCGGACGTGATCGAAGAATGCGGATCCGGTGATGCCGCCGTCGCTGATTCGCGCGATGTGCGCGCCGGTGTCGCGGGCAAGCTGTTCGGCGTAGACGTTCCAGGACGACCAGGAGGTGGTGTCGTCGTCGAGCAGTACAAGGGTGTCGGCTGCCGGGACGGCGGCGGTCCGGGTGCCGGATGCGACGGCGTGCAGCCGATCGGCTCCGATCAGTCGCGCGTGTAAACCCAAGTCCGCCAGGTCTTTCGACTGTACCCAGCAGACCGCGAGATCGAGGCTGCCGTCCGCGACCCGCGCCGCCTGGGTGTGTGACGGCGCGACCCAGGCGTCGAGATGGATCTGCGCTACCGCGGTGGTGCGCGCGGTCAGGTCCGGGGGCAGCCAGCTGACGTATCCCAATCGCACCTGCTCGGCTCCGGACAACCGCCGTGCGTTCACCCGCAGATCGTCGGCGCGAGTCAGCAGGGCGTGCACCTCGGGCAGCAGGGTCGCCCCGGCCGGCGTGAGTGTCACCGACCGGCGGTCGCGGTCGAACAGCCGCACGCCCAGATCCCGCTCCAGGGCTTTGATCTGCTGCGACAGCGACGGACCCGCGATCAGCAGCCGCGCGGCGGCCCGGCCGAAGTTCAGCTCCTCGGCGACCGCGACGAAGTACCTCAGCTGGCGTAGTTCCACCCCTCGATGCTACGTCGGTAGGAGGCTGCGCCTAATACAGCGGAGGAAGCCGGTCGTGGTGCGACAGCCGGTCACGGGCAGAGGATGGACACATCCACCCGTGAATGGAGACGAGCCGTGCAAGAGATTCCGGTGCTCGAAGGATCCCGGCCCGCTGTCCGGAAAGCCCCGTGGGGGTTGGTCATTCAGGCCGCCGCCGCATTGGCCGCGGGTATGGGGGTGGGCCGGTTCGTCTACAGTCCGATCCTCCCGCTCATGCATGCCGGGGCCGGATTGTCCGCAGTCGACGGTGCTCACCTGGCTACCGCCAACTACGCCGGATACCTCGCCGGCGCACTGCTGGGCATTGCCCTGCCGCGGTTGGCGCGCTCGCCGGTGGGGCTGCGCATCGCCTTCGTCGGCCTCATCGCGAGCCTCGCCGGGATGCCGTGCGCCGAGAGTCCGCCGATCTGGATGGCGCTGCGGTTCATCGCCGGTGTGGCAAGCGCTCTGATCTTTGTCATCACGGTCAACTGTCTGCACAGCCGCCTGAGTGGTCACCCCGGCCATTTCGCGGGCTGGGCCTTCGGCGGCATCGGTGCGGGCATCGCACTGTCCGGGGTGCTGGTTCTCGTGCTGCGCGTGGTCGCGGACTGGCGAGCCGCGTGGTTCGCCTCGGCTGTTCTCGCGACGATTCTCGCCGCGGCAGCCTGGCGTCTGCACCCGGACTCTTCCCCTTCTGTCGAGATGAACAGGGTTGCGCCCCAGCCGCTTACAGCACATTCGCGTCGCCTGTTCGCGGCATTGTTCACCTCCTACACCTTGGAGGGCGTCGGATACATCATCGCCGGTACCTTCCTGGTCGCCGCCATCGAGCAGAGTTCCCCGGGCGGTCTCGGCAGCAGCGCGTGGGTCCTCGTCGGCATTGCCGCCGTGCCCTCCTCGGCCCTGTGGACATGGCTGGTCCGCCGCTGCTCCCGCTCGGTTCTACTGATGGCCGCGCTCCTGCTGCAATCGCTGGGCATTGCCCTTCCCGCCCTATCCAGCAGTCCCGCAGCCGCATTGGCCGCCGCGGTACTGTTCGGCGGCACCTTCGCGGGCATCAGCGTGCTCGCCCTGGCCGCGGGCGCGGCCCTCCGGATGCCCCATGCGGTCGCGGTATTGACCAGCGGCTATTCAGCCGGTCAGATAGCCGGCCCGCTACTCGCCGCCCCGCTCCTGCACGACGGCTACCGCCCCGCCCTCCTCCTGGCGTCCGCGGTCGTCCTCATCGCGGCCGTCGCCGCCCTCCCCACTTCGTCGGGGAGCTACCCTTCCGCGGCGTAGGCGTCGGTGACGCTCTCCACGGATTCGACGAACGGAAGCGATCCGACCCGGTCGATGGCGTCCTCGGCGATCCCGATCACCACGGGATCCGGAAACGTGCCGTAGATGACCATTCCGCCCAGCGCTCTGAGCCCGCCGCGAAAGGCCTCCGCGTCAGCGGTAGCGGGGAGCAGGGGCGAGAACCGCACTCGATACACACCTTCGTCGGCCATGCCGCCTCCTTGTCGATCCGGACTGACGTTGCGGTTGTGGTTTGCCCGTTTTTCCTCCTGCTACACAATGCTCCGGCGTGATTGCGGGCGATATGCCGGGGTATACGCACGTAGGAGGTGGAACAGATGCCAGAGGAATGGGCGAGGCCCGAGGATACGACGTCTGCGGCGGAGCCGTCGCGTACGCGAATCACCTTCAGTCCCGATGGTCCGGCACTGGTCGAAGGGCCGGTCGAATTGGTCCGAGCCGATGGCACGACGGTGTGTTCGGATCGATTCCTGGTGGCGTTGTGTATGTGCCGGCGCAGCAAGAGTTTCCCGCTGTGCGACACCAGTCACCGCAAGCGGGCCAGGCGCACCGCGGAATAGGCGGCTCGATCGCATCAGCTCGTGACGGGCTGACGTAGTGAGCTGCGCCCCGCACGCCAGCTGTCGAGCGTGTGCTCGCTGAAGCGATCCTCGAGCAGAGTGGTGGCCTGGATCCCGAGCACGACCGATTCGGCGAGCTCCGGTTCACGAGCGAGCAGGTTCGCGACCACGTCATGGCGCATTACCTGTTCATGCACCGCGTCCGCCTCGACGTGCTCCGCATAGAAACTCACGCATTCCGGTGCGGCGCCGAGCTTTTCGAGAGCGGCGATCATTCGGCGCGCCCCCGGCGAGGAGGTGATCTCGGCGGCGGCCAGGTGCCCGACCAGTGCGCCGCGATATTCCCGATGCAGCCCGAACAGCGACATCATGTTCACGATTGCCAGCATCGGAGCGGGGACAGCATCGAGGTAGTACAGATACTCGGTGCGCAGACCGGCTGCGGCCATGAGGTTCACATAGAGCCGAGCGTGTATGCGATCACCGTGCCCACCGCCGAATTCGTCGAACTCGACCGCGACCAGGGAGGCCTTCTCCTGACCCTGCAAACGGGGGATCACCCACGCATGCGGGTCGCCTTCCTTGTGATGGTAGATAGAACGGTGCACGAAGAATTCGCGGAGCTGCTCATAGTCCCCTCCGGTGAGTAGATAGCCCGCGATGCCCGAATCATCGGCAGGTGGCGACAGCAGCGCCCGGAATTCCCGCTGCACATCCGAGCCGCCGATCACAGTGCCGCGCAACGCATCGAGGAACGGCTGTTCCATCGCGGCGCGAAAGCGCAACAGGTCGGGATCCCACTCCCAGGCGGGGTCCACGCTGGGAAAACTCTGATAGTGCAACTCATAGCAGAGATGCAGCGCCAGTTGCAGATCGTCGCCAAAGGGATCGGCATTGCCGGGGTGCGGCAGTGCGGTGCGGGTCGCCGGTGAAGTGCGCAGCGCGTTCACGACCGCCGCGGACAAATCGCCACGCGGTACGGGTAAGCCCCGGGCGGGCTGCTGAAGGACGTCGTTCAGCGCTGACTGCGACGTGTATGGCAGGACATTGGTCATCGTTGATCACCCTCCTTCTTCGAAACTCATACCTGCCGGTGCGAATTCGCCTGTCAGCCGGAACGATTCGACCAGCCCCGGGAGGCCGGACACGGCGGCGATACGTTGTCGCGCGGCACCGGTGCCGTGCTGGTGCACTGCGGTCAGCAGTCGTGTCGCCTCCGCGGTATCGCCGACTTCCTCGAGTTCGTCGGCGATCCACGCGGTCAGCTTTTCCACCATCCGTACTGCGGGAACCTGGATTTGCCCGATCGGATCGATCGCGGGTCCGTCGAGCCCGTAGCGAGCCGCGGTCCACACGGCGGCCGCGGCGACCTGGTCGTCGAGAGCGGGTCCTTCGATCCCCGCGTCAAGTTTGCGTATCGCGGTGTGCACCAAACCGCGGGTCAGCAGCGCCTGTAAGACGGCGTCGTCGACTGTCGCGGCGGTGTCGACGGCCCGAACTTCGACAGTGGGAAAGGCGTCGGAGGGTCGAGCCATCCAGAACGACATGTGGTCGTCGATGAGGACACCGCATTCCCTCAGCACTGCAATCCGCTCTCGATAGTCCGCTGCCGAACGTGAGAACGGCGGTAATCCCGCACCGGGAAACCGGGCCTGTTCCGCGATCCGCCAGGAGCTGTACCCGGAATCGCGTCCATGGTGGAATGGCGAATTGGCGCCGATCGCGACCAGAATCGGCAGCCAGGGCCGGAGATGATTCACCACCGCGACGGCTTGCTCGGCATCGTCGATGCCGACATGCACGTGTGCCCCGCACGCGGT encodes the following:
- a CDS encoding CDGSH iron-sulfur domain-containing protein, producing MPEEWARPEDTTSAAEPSRTRITFSPDGPALVEGPVELVRADGTTVCSDRFLVALCMCRRSKSFPLCDTSHRKRARRTAE
- a CDS encoding YbfB/YjiJ family MFS transporter; this translates as MQEIPVLEGSRPAVRKAPWGLVIQAAAALAAGMGVGRFVYSPILPLMHAGAGLSAVDGAHLATANYAGYLAGALLGIALPRLARSPVGLRIAFVGLIASLAGMPCAESPPIWMALRFIAGVASALIFVITVNCLHSRLSGHPGHFAGWAFGGIGAGIALSGVLVLVLRVVADWRAAWFASAVLATILAAAAWRLHPDSSPSVEMNRVAPQPLTAHSRRLFAALFTSYTLEGVGYIIAGTFLVAAIEQSSPGGLGSSAWVLVGIAAVPSSALWTWLVRRCSRSVLLMAALLLQSLGIALPALSSSPAAALAAAVLFGGTFAGISVLALAAGAALRMPHAVAVLTSGYSAGQIAGPLLAAPLLHDGYRPALLLASAVVLIAAVAALPTSSGSYPSAA
- a CDS encoding carboxylate-amine ligase; the encoded protein is MEDRRTVGFEEEFLLVDANGVPAPKADLVLDWLRANLDPDESERFKPELQKVQIESVSGVHTSMKALHAELSTARQRLGAAADRCELAVLPVGTAPACGAAADVTTHSRYERIHHRYGEMTRSYTACGAHVHVGIDDAEQAVAVVNHLRPWLPILVAIGANSPFHHGRDSGYSSWRIAEQARFPGAGLPPFSRSAADYRERIAVLRECGVLIDDHMSFWMARPSDAFPTVEVRAVDTAATVDDAVLQALLTRGLVHTAIRKLDAGIEGPALDDQVAAAAVWTAARYGLDGPAIDPIGQIQVPAVRMVEKLTAWIADELEEVGDTAEATRLLTAVHQHGTGAARQRIAAVSGLPGLVESFRLTGEFAPAGMSFEEGG
- a CDS encoding LysR family transcriptional regulator translates to MELRQLRYFVAVAEELNFGRAAARLLIAGPSLSQQIKALERDLGVRLFDRDRRSVTLTPAGATLLPEVHALLTRADDLRVNARRLSGAEQVRLGYVSWLPPDLTARTTAVAQIHLDAWVAPSHTQAARVADGSLDLAVCWVQSKDLADLGLHARLIGADRLHAVASGTRTAAVPAADTLVLLDDDTTSWSSWNVYAEQLARDTGAHIARISDGGITGSAFFDHVRHSARPVVRSPKDMAAPIPADLVRREIVAPAVYWTWSLVRRANENRAAVLAVVDALCDNVGDLGLHGPNTWLPDGDPHR
- a CDS encoding iron-containing redox enzyme family protein — protein: MTNVLPYTSQSALNDVLQQPARGLPVPRGDLSAAVVNALRTSPATRTALPHPGNADPFGDDLQLALHLCYELHYQSFPSVDPAWEWDPDLLRFRAAMEQPFLDALRGTVIGGSDVQREFRALLSPPADDSGIAGYLLTGGDYEQLREFFVHRSIYHHKEGDPHAWVIPRLQGQEKASLVAVEFDEFGGGHGDRIHARLYVNLMAAAGLRTEYLYYLDAVPAPMLAIVNMMSLFGLHREYRGALVGHLAAAEITSSPGARRMIAALEKLGAAPECVSFYAEHVEADAVHEQVMRHDVVANLLAREPELAESVVLGIQATTLLEDRFSEHTLDSWRAGRSSLRQPVTS